In Sphingobacterium zeae, one genomic interval encodes:
- the rpoC gene encoding DNA-directed RNA polymerase subunit beta' encodes MSYKKDNKIKSNFTSITISLASPETILERSSGEVTKPETINYRTYKPERDGLFCERIFGPVKDYECHCGKYKRIRYKGIVCDRCGVEVTEKKVRRERMGHINLVVPVAHIWYFRSLPNKIGYLLGLPTKKLDMIIYYERYVVIQAGIKEEDGINFMDFLTEEEYLDILDTLPKENQYLDDNDPQKFVAKMGAEALEDLLKRIDLDQLSYDLRHQAANETSQQRKNEALKRLHVVEAFRSSRENIENRPEWMIVKIVPIIPPELRPLVPLDGGRFATSDLNDLYRRVIIRNNRLKRLIEIKAPEVILRNEKRMLQEAVDSLFDNSRKVNAVKTEGNRALKSLSDILKGKQGRFRQNLLGKRVDYSARSVIVVGPHLKLHECGLPKDMAAELYKPFIIRKMIERGIVKTVKSAKKIVDRKDPVVWDILENVLKGHPVLLNRAPTLHRLGIQAFQPTLVEGKAIQLHPLVCTAFNADFDGDQMAVHLPLGNAAVLEAQILMLGAHNILNPANGSPITVPSQDMVLGLYYITKGRRTAGDHIVRGQDMTFYSAEEVIIALNEKQIDLHAWIKVKTKVRQKDGSIVDTLLETTVGRVIFNQVVPDEMGFVNELLTKKSLRNIIGEIVKTTGMARAAQFLDDMKELGYQTAFKGGLSFNLEDLNIPAAKAELIQQATNEVEEVMNNYNMGFITNNERYNQIIDIWTRINNRLTAHVMDILSNDNQGFNSVYMMLDSGARGSKEQIRQLCGMRGLMAKPQKSGTSGGEIIENPILSNFKEGLSVLEYFISTHGARKGLADTALKTADAGYLTRRLHDVAQDMIVVEQDCGGLRGIYTTALKDNDDVVEPLFDRILGRTPLHDVFHPDTEELIVSANEDITEEIAETIEKAGIEGIEIRTVLTCESKRGVCACCYGRNLASGKRVQLGEAVGVIAAQSIGEPGTQLTLRTFHVGGTASNIAADSSIISKYDGKIEFENVRTVSQTNDNGTHQVVLGRSGEVKIIDAHNKIVFQQNIPYGSQLFVEDGAAVSKGDKLVEWDPYNAVIISEFAGKVEFDAIIEGVTFREESDEQTGHKEKVIIETRDKTKNPSIKILDKSGEVIRTYNIPVGAHVSVANGVTVKEGGILVKIPRSTGKTRDITGGLPRVTELFEARNPSNPAVVTEIDGVVTLGGVKRGNREMSIESRDGQIKKYLVPLSKHILVQDNDFVKAGMPLSDGSISPADILSIKGPSAVQHYIVNGIQEVYRLQGVKINDKHFETIVHQMMQKVNIEDPGDTRFLEKEAVNKWDFMEENDSLFDKKVVVDAGDSNTLRPGQIVSLRGLREENSSLKRRDLKLVEVREAIPATSSPLLQGITRASLGTKSFISAASFQETTKVLNEAAIAGKRDNLLGLKENVIVGHLIPSGTGIRQYSNLIVGSREEYDQLLASKEED; translated from the coding sequence ATGTCTTACAAAAAAGATAATAAAATTAAAAGCAACTTCACATCGATTACGATCAGCTTGGCTTCTCCAGAAACTATTCTGGAACGCTCAAGTGGTGAAGTTACAAAACCGGAAACGATTAACTATCGTACCTACAAACCAGAACGTGATGGTTTATTCTGTGAGCGTATTTTTGGTCCCGTAAAGGACTACGAATGTCACTGTGGTAAATACAAACGTATCCGATATAAAGGTATCGTATGTGACCGTTGTGGTGTTGAAGTAACTGAGAAAAAAGTACGTCGTGAGCGTATGGGACACATTAATTTGGTAGTTCCTGTTGCACACATCTGGTACTTCCGTTCTCTTCCTAATAAAATTGGTTATTTATTGGGACTTCCTACCAAGAAATTGGATATGATCATTTACTACGAACGTTATGTGGTTATCCAAGCTGGTATTAAGGAAGAAGATGGTATCAACTTTATGGACTTCTTGACTGAAGAAGAATATTTAGATATTTTAGATACCTTACCAAAAGAAAATCAATATTTAGACGATAACGATCCTCAAAAATTCGTTGCTAAGATGGGTGCTGAGGCGTTAGAGGATTTGTTGAAGCGTATTGATTTGGATCAATTGTCATACGACTTACGTCACCAAGCTGCTAATGAGACTTCGCAACAACGTAAAAATGAAGCGTTGAAACGCCTTCATGTGGTTGAAGCTTTCCGTAGTTCACGTGAAAATATCGAGAATCGTCCAGAATGGATGATTGTGAAAATCGTTCCAATCATCCCACCTGAATTGCGTCCTTTGGTACCTTTGGATGGTGGTCGTTTTGCGACTTCGGATTTGAATGACTTATACCGTCGTGTGATTATTCGTAACAACCGTCTAAAACGTTTGATCGAAATCAAAGCTCCTGAAGTAATCTTACGTAACGAAAAACGTATGCTTCAAGAAGCGGTAGACTCTTTGTTTGACAACTCACGTAAAGTGAACGCTGTTAAGACAGAAGGTAACCGTGCATTGAAGTCTTTATCTGATATTTTGAAAGGTAAACAAGGTCGTTTCCGTCAAAACTTGTTAGGTAAGCGTGTGGATTATTCGGCTCGTTCGGTAATTGTTGTAGGTCCTCACTTGAAATTACACGAGTGTGGTCTTCCTAAAGATATGGCTGCTGAACTTTACAAACCATTTATCATCCGTAAGATGATCGAGCGTGGTATTGTAAAAACAGTAAAATCAGCTAAGAAAATTGTGGATCGTAAAGATCCTGTGGTATGGGATATCCTTGAAAATGTATTGAAAGGTCACCCTGTATTGCTAAACCGTGCACCTACGCTTCACCGTTTGGGTATTCAGGCTTTCCAACCTACATTGGTAGAGGGTAAAGCTATTCAATTACACCCATTAGTGTGTACAGCGTTCAACGCCGATTTTGACGGTGACCAGATGGCAGTCCACTTACCGCTTGGTAATGCTGCAGTTTTGGAAGCCCAAATCTTGATGCTAGGCGCGCACAATATCTTAAACCCTGCGAATGGTTCTCCAATCACAGTACCATCTCAAGACATGGTATTGGGTCTTTACTACATTACTAAAGGCCGTAGAACTGCTGGCGATCATATCGTGAGAGGTCAAGATATGACTTTCTATTCGGCTGAAGAGGTTATCATCGCTTTAAATGAGAAGCAAATTGATCTTCACGCTTGGATTAAGGTCAAAACAAAAGTGAGACAAAAAGATGGTAGCATCGTTGATACTTTGTTAGAAACAACTGTAGGTCGTGTAATCTTCAACCAAGTTGTTCCTGATGAAATGGGTTTTGTCAATGAATTGCTTACTAAAAAATCGTTGCGTAATATCATCGGTGAGATTGTGAAGACTACGGGTATGGCTCGTGCAGCACAGTTCTTGGATGATATGAAAGAATTGGGTTATCAAACAGCCTTCAAAGGTGGTCTTTCGTTCAACTTGGAAGATTTGAACATTCCTGCTGCGAAAGCTGAGTTGATCCAACAAGCTACAAACGAAGTTGAAGAAGTAATGAACAACTATAACATGGGTTTCATTACAAACAACGAACGTTACAATCAGATCATCGATATCTGGACGCGTATCAACAACAGGTTGACGGCACACGTTATGGATATTCTTTCGAATGATAACCAAGGTTTCAACTCAGTTTATATGATGTTGGATTCTGGAGCCCGGGGTTCGAAAGAGCAGATCCGTCAGTTATGCGGTATGCGTGGTCTGATGGCGAAACCTCAAAAATCAGGTACTTCTGGTGGTGAGATTATTGAAAACCCGATCCTATCAAACTTTAAAGAAGGTTTGTCGGTATTGGAGTACTTTATCTCTACCCACGGTGCGCGTAAAGGTCTTGCCGATACAGCATTGAAGACGGCTGATGCGGGTTACTTGACGCGTCGTTTACATGACGTAGCGCAAGATATGATCGTTGTGGAACAAGATTGTGGTGGTTTACGTGGTATTTATACAACAGCATTAAAAGATAATGATGATGTTGTTGAGCCATTATTCGATCGTATTTTGGGTCGTACACCATTGCATGATGTATTCCACCCAGATACAGAGGAATTGATTGTTTCTGCAAACGAAGACATCACGGAAGAGATTGCTGAAACTATTGAAAAAGCAGGTATCGAAGGGATTGAGATCCGTACGGTATTAACTTGTGAGTCTAAGCGTGGTGTTTGTGCTTGTTGTTACGGACGCAACTTGGCGTCAGGTAAGCGTGTTCAGTTAGGTGAAGCTGTAGGTGTTATCGCCGCGCAATCAATTGGTGAGCCAGGTACACAGTTGACACTTCGTACATTCCACGTGGGTGGTACGGCATCGAACATTGCTGCTGATTCAAGTATTATTTCGAAATACGATGGTAAAATCGAATTTGAAAATGTTCGTACAGTTTCGCAAACAAACGATAATGGCACGCATCAAGTGGTCTTAGGCCGTTCTGGTGAGGTCAAAATCATTGATGCACATAATAAAATTGTTTTCCAGCAAAATATTCCTTACGGTTCGCAGTTATTCGTTGAAGATGGTGCCGCGGTATCAAAAGGTGATAAATTGGTAGAGTGGGATCCATATAATGCGGTCATTATTTCTGAATTTGCCGGTAAGGTTGAATTTGATGCTATCATCGAAGGTGTTACCTTCCGTGAAGAATCGGATGAGCAGACTGGTCACAAAGAGAAGGTAATTATTGAGACACGTGATAAAACGAAAAACCCATCTATCAAGATTTTAGATAAATCTGGAGAAGTTATTCGTACGTACAACATTCCAGTTGGAGCACACGTTTCTGTTGCTAATGGTGTCACTGTGAAAGAAGGCGGTATCTTAGTTAAGATTCCTCGTTCTACAGGTAAAACGCGAGATATCACGGGTGGTTTACCACGTGTAACGGAGTTATTCGAAGCACGTAACCCATCTAACCCTGCTGTTGTTACAGAAATTGACGGTGTGGTAACATTAGGTGGCGTAAAACGTGGTAACCGTGAGATGTCTATCGAGTCTCGTGATGGTCAAATCAAGAAATACTTGGTACCTCTTTCTAAACATATCCTGGTTCAGGATAATGACTTTGTGAAAGCTGGTATGCCATTGTCGGATGGTTCGATCTCTCCAGCGGATATCTTGTCGATAAAAGGTCCTTCAGCGGTACAACATTACATTGTGAATGGTATCCAAGAGGTATACCGTCTACAAGGTGTGAAGATCAACGATAAACACTTTGAAACGATCGTTCACCAGATGATGCAAAAAGTTAATATTGAGGATCCAGGGGATACTCGTTTCTTAGAAAAAGAAGCCGTTAACAAATGGGATTTCATGGAAGAAAATGATTCCTTGTTTGATAAAAAGGTCGTTGTTGATGCTGGAGACTCCAATACGCTACGTCCTGGACAAATTGTTTCTTTACGTGGATTAAGAGAAGAGAACTCTAGTTTGAAACGTCGTGACTTAAAACTTGTTGAAGTTCGTGAGGCAATTCCGGCAACGTCAAGTCCATTGTTACAAGGTATTACCAGAGCTTCATTGGGTACAAAATCGTTCATCTCCGCAGCCTCTTTCCAAGAGACTACAAAAGTGTTGAACGAGGCTGCTATCGCGGGTAAACGTGATAACTTATTAGGTTTGAAAGAAAATGTAATTGTTGGTCACTTGATTCCTTCTGGTACAGGTATTCGTCAATACAGCAACTTAATCGTAGGTTCTCGCGAAGAGTACGATCAATTGTTGGCTTCGAAAGAAGAAGATTAA
- the rpoB gene encoding DNA-directed RNA polymerase subunit beta, producing MANNNIQQERINFATSKKVLEYPDFLDVQLESFKEFFQLETTSDNRHQEGLFKVFSENFPISDSRNIFVLEFLDYFIDPPRYDIQECIERGLTYSVPLKAKLKLSCNDEEHEDFETIVQDVYLGTIPYMTPKGTFVVNGAERVIVSQLHRSPGVFFGQSRHTNGTKLYSARVIPFKGSWIEFATDVNNVMYAYIDRKKKFPVTTLLRAIGYDSDKDILELFDLADEVKVSKSGLKKYVGRRLAARVLKKWVEDFVDEDTGEVVSIDRNEIILERETVLEDDHIDFIIEAGVKSIILAKDDESNNADYSIIYNTLQKDTSNSEKEAVEHIYRQLRNAEPPDEETARGIIDRLFFSDKRYDLGDVGRYRINRKLKLDTPEDTKVLTREDIIAIVKYLINLINSKAEVDDIDHLSNRRVRTVGEQLYAQFGVGLSRMARTIRERMNIRDNEVFTPTDLINARTLSSVINSFFGTNQLSQFMDQTNPLAEITHKRRLSALGPGGLSRERAGFEVRDVHYTHYGRLCTIETPEGPNIGLISSLAVHAKINHLGFIETPYRKVKDGVVVVDEPVVYLSAEDEDGKTIAQANALYDDKGNFEDAKVKARYEGDFPIIEPNMLDYMDVAPNQITSIAASLIPFLEHDDANRALMGSNMQRQAVPVLRPQAPIVGTGLEGRVAKDSRTLVNAEGHGVVEYVDADEIKIRYDRNDDDRLVSFDDDVKTYKLIKFKKTNQNTCMNLKPIVKKGQRVEPGQVLCEGYATENGELALGRNLKVAFMPWQGYNFEDAIVISERVAKEDWFTSLHIEEFELEVRDTKRGEEELTADIPNVSEEATKDLDENGIIRIGAEVGGGDILIGKITPKGESDPSPEEKLLRAIFGDKAGDVKDASLKTPPSLKGVVIDTKLFSRAKKMSKEVERKTLEKLEVAHDRAVKSLKERLVEKLFTIVNGKTSQGVYNVYKELLVAKGAKFTQKILAELDYNNINPMGWTTDEDKNELIKMALHNYNIKINEELGSFKRDKFAVSVGDELPSGIVQMAKVYVAKKRKLKVGDKMAGRHGNKGIVARIVRDEDMPFLEDGTPVDIVLNPLGVPSRMNLGQIYETVLGWAGQKLGVKFATPIFDGAEMDQVQDWVAKAGLPKSGRTYLYNGLTGDRFDQPTTVGVIYMLKLGHMVDDKMHARSIGPYSLITQQPLGGKAQFGGQRFGEMEVWALEAFGASNILQEILTVKSDDVVGRAKTYEAIVKGNNLPTPSVPESFNVLVHELRGLGLDITLD from the coding sequence TTGGCAAACAATAATATTCAACAAGAAAGAATAAACTTTGCAACAAGTAAGAAAGTATTGGAATATCCAGATTTCTTAGATGTGCAATTGGAATCTTTCAAGGAGTTTTTTCAATTAGAAACTACTTCTGACAACCGCCATCAGGAAGGGCTGTTCAAGGTATTCTCGGAAAACTTCCCTATTTCTGATTCAAGAAACATTTTTGTGCTAGAGTTTTTGGATTATTTCATTGATCCACCACGTTATGATATCCAAGAGTGTATCGAGCGCGGCTTGACTTATAGCGTTCCTTTAAAGGCTAAGTTAAAGTTATCTTGTAATGATGAAGAACACGAAGATTTCGAAACTATTGTTCAGGATGTATATCTAGGGACTATCCCTTATATGACTCCTAAAGGTACTTTCGTGGTAAATGGTGCAGAGCGTGTTATCGTATCGCAATTACACCGTTCACCAGGCGTTTTCTTTGGTCAAAGTAGACACACAAATGGTACTAAACTTTATTCTGCAAGGGTAATTCCTTTCAAAGGATCTTGGATCGAATTTGCGACTGACGTTAACAATGTCATGTATGCTTATATCGACCGTAAAAAGAAATTCCCAGTTACTACCTTATTGCGTGCTATCGGATACGATTCGGATAAAGATATCTTGGAATTGTTCGATTTGGCGGATGAAGTAAAAGTTAGTAAATCTGGTCTTAAAAAATATGTTGGTCGCCGTCTTGCGGCTAGGGTATTGAAAAAATGGGTAGAAGATTTCGTGGATGAAGATACTGGTGAAGTAGTATCCATCGACCGTAATGAAATTATCCTTGAGCGTGAAACTGTTCTAGAAGATGATCACATTGATTTTATTATCGAAGCTGGCGTTAAGTCTATTATCTTAGCGAAAGACGATGAGTCTAACAATGCTGACTATTCTATTATATATAACACTTTACAAAAAGATACGTCCAACTCGGAGAAAGAGGCGGTAGAACATATCTATCGTCAATTACGTAACGCTGAACCACCAGATGAGGAAACTGCGCGTGGTATCATCGACCGTTTATTCTTCTCTGACAAGCGTTATGATTTGGGCGATGTAGGTCGTTACCGTATCAACCGTAAGTTGAAGTTGGATACTCCGGAGGATACGAAAGTATTAACCCGTGAGGATATCATTGCAATTGTAAAGTATTTGATCAATTTGATCAACTCTAAAGCAGAGGTTGATGATATTGACCACTTGTCGAACCGTCGTGTACGTACTGTAGGCGAACAATTATATGCGCAGTTTGGTGTTGGTCTATCTCGTATGGCTCGTACAATCCGTGAGCGTATGAACATTCGTGATAATGAAGTGTTTACGCCGACTGATTTGATTAATGCACGTACACTTTCGTCCGTAATCAATTCGTTCTTCGGTACAAACCAGTTATCTCAGTTCATGGACCAAACTAACCCTCTTGCTGAAATTACGCACAAGCGTCGTTTGTCAGCCTTAGGTCCAGGTGGTCTTTCTCGTGAGCGTGCGGGTTTCGAGGTTCGTGACGTTCACTATACACACTACGGTCGTCTTTGTACAATTGAAACTCCAGAGGGTCCAAACATCGGTTTGATCTCCTCATTGGCTGTACATGCGAAAATTAACCACTTAGGATTTATCGAGACTCCTTACCGTAAGGTAAAAGATGGGGTTGTTGTGGTTGACGAGCCAGTCGTATATTTATCTGCTGAGGATGAAGATGGTAAAACAATCGCACAAGCGAATGCTTTGTATGATGACAAAGGTAATTTCGAAGATGCGAAAGTGAAAGCCAGATATGAGGGTGACTTCCCAATTATCGAGCCTAATATGCTCGATTATATGGACGTTGCTCCTAATCAAATTACATCTATTGCGGCTTCGTTGATTCCTTTCTTGGAACATGATGATGCCAACCGTGCTTTGATGGGATCAAACATGCAACGTCAGGCTGTGCCTGTATTGCGTCCACAAGCGCCTATCGTAGGTACTGGTCTCGAGGGGCGTGTGGCAAAAGATTCACGTACGTTGGTCAATGCTGAGGGGCACGGGGTAGTGGAGTATGTAGATGCTGATGAAATTAAGATCCGTTATGACAGAAACGACGATGATCGTCTTGTATCATTTGATGATGATGTCAAAACGTATAAATTGATCAAGTTCAAGAAAACCAACCAAAATACATGTATGAACTTGAAGCCTATCGTTAAGAAAGGTCAACGAGTTGAACCAGGACAGGTATTGTGTGAAGGTTATGCAACTGAAAATGGTGAATTGGCATTGGGCCGTAACTTAAAAGTGGCATTCATGCCTTGGCAAGGATATAACTTTGAGGATGCGATTGTAATTTCTGAGCGTGTAGCGAAAGAAGATTGGTTTACTTCTCTTCACATTGAAGAATTCGAACTTGAAGTTCGTGATACAAAACGTGGCGAAGAAGAGTTAACGGCTGATATTCCTAACGTATCTGAAGAAGCGACAAAAGACTTGGACGAAAACGGTATTATCCGTATTGGTGCTGAAGTTGGTGGCGGTGATATCTTAATTGGTAAAATTACACCTAAAGGTGAGTCTGATCCTTCTCCAGAAGAGAAATTATTACGTGCAATCTTTGGTGACAAAGCTGGTGATGTGAAAGATGCTTCATTGAAAACTCCGCCTTCATTAAAAGGTGTTGTTATCGATACGAAGTTATTCTCGCGTGCGAAGAAAATGTCTAAAGAGGTTGAACGTAAGACGTTAGAGAAACTTGAAGTTGCTCACGATAGAGCTGTTAAATCGTTGAAAGAACGTTTGGTGGAAAAATTATTCACGATAGTGAATGGTAAAACAAGCCAAGGTGTTTACAACGTATATAAAGAGTTGTTGGTGGCTAAAGGTGCTAAGTTTACACAGAAAATCTTGGCTGAATTAGATTACAACAACATCAACCCGATGGGATGGACAACTGACGAAGATAAAAATGAGTTGATCAAAATGGCCCTTCATAATTATAACATTAAGATTAATGAAGAGCTTGGTTCGTTCAAACGTGATAAATTTGCAGTATCTGTCGGTGATGAGCTTCCATCAGGAATTGTGCAGATGGCTAAAGTTTACGTTGCTAAAAAACGTAAGTTGAAAGTAGGGGATAAGATGGCCGGTCGTCACGGTAACAAAGGTATCGTTGCACGTATCGTACGTGATGAGGATATGCCTTTCTTGGAAGATGGCACACCAGTTGATATCGTGTTGAACCCACTAGGGGTACCTTCACGGATGAACTTGGGACAGATCTACGAAACCGTATTGGGTTGGGCAGGTCAGAAATTAGGGGTGAAATTTGCTACACCTATCTTTGACGGTGCTGAAATGGATCAAGTACAGGATTGGGTTGCGAAAGCTGGTTTACCAAAATCTGGACGTACATATTTGTATAACGGATTGACGGGTGACCGTTTCGATCAACCAACGACAGTGGGTGTAATCTACATGTTGAAATTAGGTCACATGGTGGATGATAAAATGCACGCACGTTCAATCGGTCCGTACTCATTGATCACGCAACAACCTCTTGGTGGTAAAGCACAATTCGGTGGTCAACGTTTCGGTGAGATGGAGGTTTGGGCATTGGAAGCTTTCGGTGCATCTAACATCCTTCAAGAAATCTTGACTGTGAAATCGGATGACGTGGTTGGTCGTGCCAAAACGTACGAGGCTATCGTAAAAGGTAACAACCTTCCGACACCATCGGTACCAGAATCGTTCAACGTATTGGTACATGAGTTACGTGGATTGGGTCTAGATATCACATTGGATTAA
- the rplL gene encoding 50S ribosomal protein L7/L12 — MADLKQLAEQLVNLTVKEVKELADILKDEYGIEPAAAAVAVAAAPAEGGAAAAEEKTSFDVILKEAGGQKLAVVKLVKDLAGLGLKEAKDLVDGAPKELKAGVSKDEAEALKKQLEEAGAVVEIK; from the coding sequence ATGGCAGATTTAAAACAACTTGCTGAACAGTTAGTTAACTTAACAGTAAAAGAAGTTAAAGAATTAGCTGATATCTTAAAAGACGAGTATGGCATCGAGCCTGCTGCTGCTGCTGTTGCTGTAGCTGCTGCTCCAGCTGAAGGTGGTGCTGCTGCTGCAGAAGAGAAAACTTCATTTGACGTTATCTTGAAAGAAGCTGGTGGTCAAAAATTAGCTGTAGTTAAATTGGTTAAAGATTTAGCTGGATTAGGCTTGAAAGAAGCTAAAGATTTAGTTGACGGAGCACCTAAAGAATTAAAAGCTGGTGTATCTAAAGACGAAGCAGAAGCTTTGAAAAAACAATTAGAAGAAGCTGGTGCTGTTGTTGAGATTAAATAA
- the rplJ gene encoding 50S ribosomal protein L10 — translation MRKEEKQEIVQALAEQIKSYGNFYITDTAELSVEKVNNIRRKCFEQGIEIKAVKNTLIKKALIEAGVDEEDIFGTLKGASTMMFSEVANAPAKLIKELRKTNEKPLLKAAFIEATAFVGDNQLTALVNLKSKNELIADVIAALESPAKNVISALQSGGNTVAGLVKALEERG, via the coding sequence ATGAGAAAAGAAGAAAAACAAGAAATTGTTCAAGCTTTGGCCGAACAGATTAAATCTTACGGTAACTTCTACATTACCGATACTGCTGAGTTGTCCGTTGAAAAAGTGAATAACATTCGTCGTAAATGTTTTGAACAAGGCATCGAGATTAAAGCTGTAAAAAACACTTTAATCAAGAAAGCATTAATCGAAGCTGGTGTTGATGAAGAAGATATTTTTGGAACGCTTAAAGGTGCGTCTACAATGATGTTTTCAGAAGTCGCTAATGCGCCTGCGAAATTAATCAAAGAATTGCGTAAAACTAATGAAAAACCGTTGTTAAAAGCGGCTTTCATTGAAGCAACAGCATTCGTTGGAGATAATCAATTAACTGCATTAGTTAATCTTAAATCCAAAAACGAGCTTATTGCGGACGTTATCGCAGCCTTGGAATCTCCTGCGAAAAATGTTATTTCAGCTCTTCAATCAGGAGGAAATACGGTTGCAGGTTTAGTAAAAGCTTTAGAAGAAAGAGGTTAA
- the rplA gene encoding 50S ribosomal protein L1, with protein sequence MARLTKNQKAALSKIEAGKAYSLKEASALVKEISLTKFDASVDIDVRLGVDPRKANQMVRGIATLPHGTGKTVRVLVLCTPDKEEEAKAAGADYVGLDDYISKIEGGWTDVDIIITMPSVMAKVGKLGRILGPRNLMPNPKTGTVTTEVGKAVTDVKGGKIDFKVDKTGIIHTSIGKASFDADKIYDNALEVLQTLARLKPSAAKGTYFKSIHISSTMSPGIHIETKSVAGI encoded by the coding sequence GTGGCTAGATTAACAAAAAATCAAAAAGCGGCACTATCCAAAATTGAAGCTGGTAAAGCATACTCTTTGAAAGAAGCTTCGGCTTTAGTTAAAGAAATCTCATTGACCAAATTTGATGCTTCTGTGGATATCGACGTTCGTTTGGGCGTAGATCCTCGTAAAGCAAATCAAATGGTTCGTGGTATTGCAACATTACCTCACGGTACTGGTAAAACTGTTCGTGTTTTAGTTTTATGTACTCCTGATAAGGAAGAAGAAGCTAAAGCGGCAGGTGCAGACTACGTAGGTTTAGATGATTACATCAGCAAAATTGAAGGTGGTTGGACTGACGTTGATATCATTATTACTATGCCTAGTGTTATGGCTAAAGTTGGTAAATTGGGTCGTATTTTAGGTCCAAGAAACTTGATGCCTAACCCTAAAACTGGTACAGTTACAACAGAAGTTGGTAAAGCTGTAACAGATGTAAAAGGTGGTAAGATCGATTTCAAAGTTGACAAAACCGGTATCATCCATACTTCTATTGGTAAAGCGTCGTTCGATGCAGATAAGATATATGATAACGCACTAGAGGTATTACAAACTCTAGCTCGTTTGAAACCATCTGCAGCTAAAGGAACTTACTTTAAAAGTATTCACATTTCCTCAACTATGAGTCCTGGTATTCATATTGAGACTAAATCAGTAGCAGGTATTTAA
- the rplK gene encoding 50S ribosomal protein L11 produces MAKEVSALVKLQVKGGAANPSPPVGPALGAKGVNIMDFCKQFNARTQDKPGQVLPVVITVYADKSFDFIIKTPPVAVQLKDAAKLKSGSGEPNRKKVAAITWEQVETIAKDKMPDLNAFTVESAMKMVAGTARSMGITVSGNAPWNN; encoded by the coding sequence ATGGCAAAAGAAGTCAGTGCGTTAGTAAAATTACAAGTTAAGGGCGGAGCTGCGAATCCTTCACCTCCAGTAGGACCTGCATTGGGTGCTAAAGGTGTGAATATCATGGATTTCTGTAAGCAGTTTAACGCTCGTACGCAAGACAAACCAGGTCAAGTATTGCCTGTTGTCATTACAGTTTACGCTGATAAATCATTTGATTTTATCATCAAGACTCCACCGGTAGCGGTTCAGTTGAAAGACGCTGCTAAATTAAAAAGTGGATCTGGCGAGCCTAACCGTAAAAAAGTTGCGGCTATCACTTGGGAACAAGTTGAGACCATCGCTAAAGATAAAATGCCTGATTTAAATGCATTTACTGTAGAGTCTGCTATGAAAATGGTAGCGGGTACAGCACGTAGTATGGGTATTACCGTGTCAGGTAATGCTCCTTGGAACAATTAA